The proteins below come from a single Geobacillus thermoleovorans genomic window:
- a CDS encoding peptidylprolyl isomerase — MKKWMMAAAVVSLMALSACSNDGSEAIVETKNGNITKDEFYNEMKERVGKSVLRDLIDEKVLSKKYKVTDEEIDREIERIKEAYGTQYDLAVQQNGEKVIREMVKLDLLRTKAAVEDIKVTEKELKEYYDNYKPKIRASHILVKDEKTAKEVKAKLDKGEDFAKLAKEYSQDPGSASNGGDLGWFGPGKMVKEFEEAAYKLKVGEVSDPVKTDYGYHIIKVTDKEKKKSFNEMKDEIAFEVKRNKLDPATMQSKVDKLVKDAGVEIKDKDLQDVIEQQGKQ; from the coding sequence ATGAAAAAATGGATGATGGCCGCTGCCGTCGTTTCGCTCATGGCTTTGTCGGCCTGCAGCAACGACGGTTCGGAAGCGATTGTGGAAACGAAAAACGGCAATATTACGAAAGACGAATTTTATAATGAGATGAAAGAGCGCGTCGGCAAATCCGTCCTTCGTGATTTGATTGACGAAAAAGTGTTGAGCAAAAAATACAAGGTAACCGATGAAGAGATCGACCGCGAAATCGAACGAATCAAGGAAGCGTATGGAACGCAATATGATTTGGCCGTGCAGCAGAACGGAGAAAAAGTGATCCGCGAAATGGTCAAGCTCGATTTGCTGCGGACGAAAGCGGCCGTTGAAGACATAAAAGTGACGGAGAAAGAGCTGAAGGAGTATTATGACAACTACAAGCCGAAAATTCGCGCCAGCCATATTTTGGTCAAAGATGAAAAAACAGCAAAAGAAGTAAAGGCGAAGCTTGATAAAGGCGAGGATTTCGCCAAGTTGGCCAAAGAATACTCCCAAGATCCAGGCTCGGCGTCCAACGGCGGCGATTTAGGCTGGTTTGGCCCAGGGAAAATGGTCAAGGAGTTTGAAGAAGCCGCCTATAAGCTGAAAGTCGGCGAAGTGAGCGATCCGGTGAAAACGGATTACGGCTACCATATCATTAAAGTGACGGACAAAGAAAAGAAAAAGTCGTTCAACGAAATGAAAGACGAAATTGCGTTTGAAGTCAAACGGAACAAGCTTGATCCTGCGACGATGCAGTCAAAAGTGGACAAATTGGTGAAAGATGCCGGTGTTGAGATCAAAGACAAAGATTTGCAAGATGTGATCGAGCAGCAAGGAAAACAGTAA
- a CDS encoding HIT family protein, which produces MSDCIFCKIINGELPAAKVYEDDHVLAFLDISQVTKGHTLVIPKVHTENIFTLTSEAAGQLFRAVPTIANALRRAFSPVGLNLLNNNGEQAGQTVFHYHLHLIPRYGKGDGFGAVWKSHASDYTPADLQAIAAAIREQLG; this is translated from the coding sequence GTGAGCGATTGCATTTTTTGCAAAATCATTAACGGCGAATTGCCCGCGGCGAAAGTGTACGAAGACGACCATGTGCTCGCGTTTTTGGACATCAGCCAAGTGACAAAAGGGCATACGCTTGTCATCCCGAAAGTACATACGGAAAACATTTTCACCCTCACGTCGGAGGCGGCCGGCCAACTGTTTCGCGCAGTGCCGACGATTGCCAATGCACTCAGGCGAGCATTTTCCCCGGTCGGGCTCAACTTATTGAACAACAATGGCGAGCAAGCGGGGCAGACGGTGTTCCATTACCATCTTCACCTCATTCCACGCTACGGCAAAGGGGATGGGTTTGGCGCGGTCTGGAAGTCGCATGCAAGCGACTATACGCCCGCTGACCTGCAGGCGATCGCGGCCGCCATTCGCGAGCAGCTCGGCTGA